In the genome of Pelagibacterium nitratireducens, one region contains:
- a CDS encoding class I SAM-dependent methyltransferase — protein MAKIDTKTEGLDLYVYVAKTFADSPWLHYGLWEPGERPNIPQLRMAQERYVDKLLALIPPAPGRLLDIGGGTGEMAKLLLDKGYTVEMITPSHLQAEVAAEKLGPNARVHETKFEDFSGEGPFDVCMFSESFQYVDLETSLAKLKHILAPNGRVIIADCFRSDAYQGDRQPGGGHRYSEFAVAVERAGFAIVENEDVTLAAAQTMAIDQNVYRGFVAPTVDQVRGLLSNKRPILYWFLKTAYGLFVPKSERENIVARLKADYRSPEAFATVNTYRFLALEKRA, from the coding sequence GTGGCCAAGATCGATACCAAGACCGAAGGACTGGACCTCTATGTCTATGTCGCCAAGACCTTTGCCGACAGTCCATGGCTCCACTACGGTCTGTGGGAACCCGGCGAGCGCCCCAACATTCCCCAGTTGCGGATGGCGCAAGAGCGCTATGTCGATAAGCTCCTGGCGCTGATCCCGCCCGCTCCCGGCCGGCTTCTCGATATTGGCGGGGGCACGGGCGAAATGGCAAAGCTGCTGCTCGACAAGGGTTACACTGTCGAAATGATCACGCCGAGCCATTTGCAGGCCGAAGTAGCCGCTGAAAAGCTCGGTCCCAATGCGCGTGTCCATGAGACCAAATTCGAGGATTTTTCGGGTGAAGGTCCGTTCGATGTGTGCATGTTTTCCGAGAGCTTCCAGTATGTCGACCTCGAAACCAGCCTTGCCAAACTCAAACATATCCTCGCACCGAATGGACGGGTGATAATCGCCGACTGTTTCCGCTCCGATGCCTATCAGGGCGACAGGCAGCCGGGCGGGGGACACCGCTATTCAGAGTTTGCCGTCGCAGTGGAACGGGCCGGATTTGCCATTGTCGAGAACGAGGACGTAACGCTTGCCGCCGCGCAGACCATGGCCATTGACCAGAACGTCTATCGCGGATTTGTCGCGCCGACGGTCGATCAGGTGCGCGGACTGCTCTCCAACAAGCGGCCGATCCTTTATTGGTTTCTCAAGACGGCCTATGGCCTGTTCGTGCCGAAATCGGAGCGCGAGAACATCGTTGCGCGCCTCAAGGCGGACTATCGCTCTCCGGAGGCCTTTGCAACGGTCAACACATACCGTTTCCTTGCCCTCGAAAAACGCGCCTGA
- the glmM gene encoding phosphoglucosamine mutase, giving the protein MARKYFGTDGIRGLANGPKLTPELALKVGMATGLAFTRGDYAHRVVIGKDTRRSGYMIENALTAGFTAVGMDVLLLGPMPTPAVAMLTRSLRADVGVMISASHNPFDDNGIKLFRPDGYKLSDSFEAEIESLIDSDLTPRLARGTRVGRARRVEEARTRYVEYAKRTLPRDMDFTGLRVVVDCANGAAYKTAPEVLWELGAEVISIGISPDGFNINDGCGSTAPGALIEKVRELRADIGIALDGDADRVLIVDEKGEMVDGDQVMAVIGTSWHQRGMLAGGGIVATVMSNLGLQRYLEAQGLLLERTKVGDRYVLEAMRGKGFNVGGEQSGHIILSDFTTTGDGLVAALQLLSVVKQEGKPVSEVCHRFDPVPQLLQSVRYKRGKPLDDKSVRALIADAEIRLGETGRLIIRESGTEPVIRVMGEGDDAALVSQVVNEIVAAIGKVA; this is encoded by the coding sequence ATGGCTCGCAAATATTTTGGCACTGACGGCATTCGCGGTCTGGCCAATGGTCCAAAATTGACCCCCGAGCTGGCCCTCAAGGTCGGCATGGCAACCGGTCTTGCGTTCACGCGGGGCGATTATGCGCACAGGGTGGTGATCGGCAAGGATACCCGCCGGTCCGGCTACATGATCGAAAACGCGCTCACCGCCGGCTTTACCGCCGTTGGTATGGATGTGCTTTTGCTCGGCCCCATGCCGACGCCGGCCGTGGCCATGCTCACCCGGTCGCTCAGGGCCGACGTCGGCGTCATGATTTCCGCGTCTCACAATCCGTTCGATGACAATGGCATCAAGCTGTTCCGACCCGACGGCTACAAACTTTCCGACAGTTTCGAGGCCGAGATCGAAAGCCTTATCGATTCCGACCTGACGCCGAGGCTGGCACGCGGCACGCGGGTCGGTCGGGCGCGGCGTGTCGAGGAAGCCCGCACGCGCTACGTTGAATATGCCAAGCGCACCCTGCCGCGCGATATGGATTTCACCGGATTGCGGGTCGTTGTCGATTGCGCCAATGGCGCCGCCTACAAGACAGCGCCCGAGGTGCTCTGGGAACTGGGGGCCGAGGTCATCTCGATCGGCATCTCGCCCGATGGCTTCAACATCAACGACGGATGCGGTTCGACGGCACCGGGCGCGCTCATCGAGAAGGTCAGGGAATTGCGCGCAGATATCGGCATCGCGCTGGACGGCGATGCCGACCGCGTGCTGATCGTGGATGAAAAGGGCGAGATGGTCGATGGCGATCAGGTGATGGCCGTTATCGGGACCTCCTGGCATCAGCGCGGCATGCTTGCAGGGGGCGGGATCGTCGCCACTGTGATGTCCAACCTCGGGCTTCAGCGCTATCTCGAAGCGCAAGGGCTTTTGCTCGAGCGCACCAAGGTGGGTGATCGCTACGTGCTCGAAGCCATGCGCGGCAAGGGCTTTAATGTAGGTGGCGAGCAGTCGGGCCATATCATTCTGTCGGACTTTACGACGACGGGCGACGGGCTGGTTGCGGCGTTGCAGCTGCTCTCGGTGGTCAAGCAGGAAGGCAAGCCGGTTTCCGAGGTCTGCCATCGTTTCGATCCGGTGCCGCAATTGCTTCAGAGCGTGCGGTACAAGCGCGGCAAGCCGCTCGATGACAAGTCGGTGCGGGCTCTGATTGCCGATGCCGAAATCAGGCTCGGCGAGACCGGCCGCCTCATCATCCGTGAATCGGGCACCGAACCGGTCATCCGGGTGATGGGCGAGGGCGACGATGCGGCACTGGTTTCCCAGGTGGTCAACGAGATCGTTGCGGCCATTGGCAAAGTTGCCTGA